In Candidatus Sulfurimonas marisnigri, a single genomic region encodes these proteins:
- a CDS encoding AAA family ATPase: protein MLESKSNRVALYASAFLVIILVLFAMLRDNADKITLNDATEILDNHLVKKVVVSKDYVYLKTDKDFYKIASSQVTPKMFIDYQVEVDSGSNIIVYLLFLVLFLGIGSLVFRWLQKSPLKIGRSIQKDLSISAYETTRPIESTKSDVTFNDIGGISDVKIELEEIIDFMKNPKRYKTFGARMPRGVLLVGPPGVGKTMIAKAVANEAGVPFYYQSGASFVQIYVGMGAKRVHELFSAAKNNSPSIIFIDEIDAVGKTRDGQRNDEREATLNQLLTEMDGFENSSGVIVIAATNKIDILDSALLRAGRFDRRVFVELPTKRERESILSKYLAQIPHELDVKAIANMTVGFNGASLAALVNEAALLSIRQHDFQVTIDHFHHVKDKVMFGKKKLQMLSDKQKEYRVTYQAAKVTCATYFNLPFEKLMLSSEKLTPRTDDPLIKHELESRVKMLLAGMVACGIKFNEHASSAKVDLDEAKEIVNKMLQEYGMGESLLAKDKEQEIFMSRLYDETRILLESLLEVINKVENVLYERESITKEDVKIFIDKYL from the coding sequence ATGCTAGAGTCTAAGTCAAACAGAGTAGCTCTTTATGCATCAGCTTTTTTAGTGATTATCTTAGTTCTATTTGCAATGCTTAGAGATAATGCAGATAAAATAACTCTTAACGATGCAACTGAAATCCTGGATAACCATTTAGTTAAAAAAGTAGTTGTTTCTAAAGATTATGTTTACCTTAAAACAGATAAAGATTTTTACAAAATAGCATCATCCCAAGTTACTCCTAAGATGTTTATAGACTATCAAGTTGAAGTTGACAGTGGTTCAAATATAATTGTATATCTACTTTTTTTAGTTTTATTTTTAGGTATAGGGAGCCTTGTGTTTAGGTGGCTTCAAAAAAGTCCACTAAAAATAGGTAGAAGTATACAAAAAGATTTATCTATTTCTGCTTATGAGACAACAAGACCAATTGAATCAACAAAAAGTGATGTTACCTTCAATGATATTGGCGGAATAAGTGATGTTAAAATAGAGCTGGAAGAGATTATAGATTTTATGAAAAACCCAAAACGGTATAAAACTTTTGGTGCAAGAATGCCAAGAGGTGTCCTTTTAGTTGGCCCTCCTGGTGTAGGTAAAACTATGATTGCCAAAGCCGTTGCTAATGAGGCAGGTGTGCCTTTTTACTATCAAAGTGGTGCCTCATTTGTACAAATATATGTTGGGATGGGTGCAAAAAGAGTTCATGAACTTTTCAGCGCTGCCAAAAACAATTCCCCATCTATTATATTTATAGATGAAATAGATGCAGTTGGTAAAACAAGAGATGGGCAAAGAAATGACGAAAGAGAAGCAACTCTCAATCAGCTTCTAACAGAGATGGATGGTTTTGAAAATTCCAGTGGAGTGATAGTAATAGCTGCTACCAATAAGATAGATATATTGGACTCTGCACTTCTTCGCGCAGGTAGATTTGACAGAAGAGTTTTTGTTGAGCTTCCGACAAAAAGGGAGAGAGAATCTATTTTATCAAAATATTTAGCTCAAATTCCCCACGAGCTAGATGTTAAGGCAATAGCAAATATGACAGTTGGATTCAATGGTGCATCTTTGGCTGCATTGGTAAATGAAGCAGCTCTTCTTTCAATAAGACAACATGATTTTCAAGTTACTATTGATCATTTTCATCACGTAAAAGATAAGGTTATGTTTGGAAAGAAAAAGCTTCAGATGTTAAGTGATAAACAAAAGGAGTATAGAGTAACTTATCAAGCGGCTAAAGTTACATGTGCTACTTACTTTAACTTGCCGTTTGAGAAGTTGATGCTCTCAAGTGAGAAACTAACCCCAAGAACAGACGATCCATTAATTAAACATGAATTGGAATCAAGAGTTAAGATGTTGTTAGCTGGCATGGTAGCCTGTGGCATTAAATTTAATGAGCATGCCAGTAGTGCAAAAGTTGATTTAGACGAAGCAAAAGAGATAGTTAATAAAATGCTTCAAGAGTATGGCATGGGTGAATCATTATTAGCTAAAGATAAAGAGCAAGAAATCTTTATGAGTAGACTTTATGATGAGACTAGGATTTTGTTAGAATCTTTATTGGAAGTTATAAATAAAGTTGAGAATGTTCTCTATGAGAGAGAAAGTATTACAAAGGAAGATGTTAAAATATTTATAGATAAATATTTATAG
- a CDS encoding SDR family oxidoreductase, whose product MKVLLTGANGYIGRRLKSLLILEKDINLRIFVRNKEKLSKNILDNYEVIEGDTFNKEALAEALSGIDTAYYLIHSLNKDNYKVLDNKSAENFIQIASDCGVKRVIYLGGLGVKNDFTSQHLLSRIETGEILSSCSSVQTIWIRAGVIIGSGSASFEIIRNLVEKLPLMITPKWVNTYAQPIAIDDVMNYLVSSLYLEYRKNIIVDVGSTKMRYKDMLLKTATALELKRYLIAVPFLSINFSSYWLNLITPVPYKVAKVLIEGLKSEVTIQNNNAKEYYPQIKPIGYIEAVIKAVIEIEQNQVLSRWSDTDDTTWDVNHINQINDAIYVDRKEVNISSFDKSKIFKSITSIGGENGWFSYTFLWKIRGAIDKVFGGVGLSRGRRDHSNLRLGDCLDFWRVVDIKENERLLLFAQMKLPGLAWLEFKIDGDKLIQSAYFYPKGILGRIYWYILIPLHYFIFKNMINSILKKSS is encoded by the coding sequence ATGAAAGTATTACTTACTGGTGCAAACGGTTATATTGGTAGAAGATTAAAAAGCCTGCTTATCTTAGAAAAAGATATTAACCTGAGGATATTTGTTCGAAATAAAGAAAAATTATCTAAAAACATACTTGATAATTATGAAGTAATAGAAGGCGATACCTTTAATAAAGAAGCTTTGGCTGAAGCTTTGTCTGGAATTGATACTGCTTATTATTTAATTCACTCTCTAAATAAAGATAATTACAAAGTTCTTGATAATAAATCGGCTGAAAATTTTATACAAATTGCAAGCGACTGTGGTGTTAAAAGAGTAATTTACCTTGGTGGATTAGGTGTTAAGAATGATTTTACAAGTCAACATCTCTTAAGTCGTATTGAAACTGGTGAGATTTTAAGTTCATGTAGTAGTGTCCAAACTATATGGATAAGAGCTGGAGTAATTATAGGCTCTGGAAGTGCCAGTTTTGAAATTATTCGTAATCTTGTAGAGAAGTTACCGCTAATGATAACACCAAAGTGGGTTAATACTTACGCACAACCAATCGCAATAGATGATGTGATGAATTACCTTGTTTCGTCTTTATATTTAGAATATAGAAAAAATATTATAGTTGATGTTGGTTCTACAAAAATGAGATATAAAGATATGCTGCTGAAAACGGCAACTGCGCTTGAGCTAAAAAGATATCTTATAGCTGTACCATTTCTGAGTATAAATTTTTCTTCTTATTGGTTAAATTTAATCACACCGGTTCCTTATAAGGTTGCAAAAGTATTAATAGAGGGGCTTAAGTCAGAAGTAACAATACAAAATAACAATGCAAAAGAGTATTATCCACAAATAAAGCCTATTGGCTATATTGAGGCTGTAATAAAAGCTGTTATTGAGATAGAGCAAAATCAAGTACTAAGCAGATGGAGTGATACAGATGATACTACTTGGGATGTTAACCATATAAATCAAATCAATGATGCTATATATGTTGACAGAAAAGAGGTTAATATTAGTTCTTTTGATAAATCGAAGATATTTAAATCCATTACTTCTATTGGTGGTGAAAATGGTTGGTTTAGTTACACTTTCTTATGGAAGATAAGAGGAGCAATTGATAAAGTATTTGGCGGAGTTGGACTAAGTAGAGGTAGAAGGGATCATAGTAATTTAAGACTTGGTGATTGTTTGGATTTTTGGAGAGTTGTAGATATAAAAGAAAATGAAAGACTATTGCTTTTTGCACAAATGAAATTACCTGGATTGGCATGGCTAGAGTTTAAAATAGATGGTGACAAACTGATTCAATCGGCATACTTTTATCCTAAAGGTATCTTAGGCCGTATTTATTGGTATATTCTTATACCTCTTCACTATTTTATTTTTAAAAATATGATAAATAGTATTCTTAAAAAAAGCAGTTGA
- the bioV gene encoding pimelyl-ACP methyl ester esterase BioV, with protein MKFFSGFSLNNEMYLFKSFINTSEYSICGFSYGSIKALEHVKQQLECSSRVDTLQLFSPAFFQTKNEKFKRLQLLSYSKNTDQYIRQFIDLCFSPHEKKIVELINSKKEELEELLKYEWDLQELKNISQKGVKIEVYLGSEDKIIDVCGAREFFLQIATVTYIKSANHFLQIN; from the coding sequence ATGAAGTTTTTTAGCGGTTTTTCACTGAATAATGAAATGTATCTTTTTAAGAGTTTTATAAACACATCTGAATACTCAATATGTGGATTTAGTTATGGTTCAATTAAAGCATTAGAACATGTTAAACAACAGCTGGAATGTTCAAGCAGAGTAGATACGCTTCAGTTGTTTTCCCCAGCTTTTTTTCAAACAAAAAATGAGAAGTTTAAAAGGTTACAACTACTCTCTTACAGTAAAAACACAGATCAATACATAAGACAATTTATTGATTTGTGCTTCTCTCCACATGAGAAGAAAATAGTAGAACTTATAAACAGTAAAAAAGAAGAGCTTGAGGAGTTGTTGAAGTATGAGTGGGACTTACAAGAGTTAAAAAACATATCTCAAAAAGGTGTAAAAATAGAGGTATATCTTGGTAGTGAAGATAAAATTATAGATGTATGCGGAGCAAGAGAGTTTTTCTTGCAAATAGCTACTGTAACCTATATTAAAAGTGCAAACCATTTTTTACAAATAAATTAA
- the mog gene encoding molybdopterin adenylyltransferase, with protein sequence MSEIKIGVITASDRASKGIYEDISGVAIQDTMKDYLSSEFEIVYRCIPDEQDILEETMKELCDEAGCCLVVTTGGTGPALRDVTPEATENVCQKMMPGFGELMRQVSLKYVPTAILSRQTAGIRGKSLIINLPGKPKSIRECLDAVFPAVPYCIDLIEGPFIETNESVIKAFRPKAK encoded by the coding sequence ATGAGTGAAATCAAAATAGGTGTAATAACGGCAAGTGATAGGGCAAGTAAGGGAATATATGAGGATATATCTGGTGTTGCAATACAAGATACTATGAAAGATTATTTATCCAGTGAATTTGAGATAGTTTATAGATGTATTCCTGATGAGCAAGATATACTTGAAGAGACTATGAAAGAGTTGTGTGACGAAGCAGGGTGCTGTTTAGTTGTTACTACTGGCGGAACAGGCCCTGCGCTTCGTGATGTTACACCTGAGGCTACTGAGAATGTTTGTCAGAAGATGATGCCAGGCTTTGGTGAGCTTATGAGACAAGTTAGCTTGAAGTATGTACCAACAGCAATTTTGTCCCGTCAAACAGCTGGAATTAGAGGAAAAAGTCTAATTATAAATCTGCCAGGAAAACCAAAGTCAATTCGTGAGTGTTTGGATGCAGTATTTCCGGCGGTTCCATACTGTATAGATCTTATAGAAGGTCCGTTTATTGAAACTAACGAGAGTGTTATTAAGGCTTTTAGACCTAAAGCTAAATAG
- a CDS encoding cation diffusion facilitator family transporter, whose amino-acid sequence MKERKIFWIIIFNSLIVISEIFFGIISNSFALIADALHNTGDVLAIAITYMALKLGAKKTTFKYTFGFIKAEMMAAFTNTLFLFVTMIYMIYEAVNRVYNPEVIEPIYMIVVGIIAVIANGVSAYILHSLGVEHSHGHEHSHDETHNHHHHGDANIQSAYLHMLSDALISVGVVVAGIFIYYFKIYYIDSILTIIFSIYILKHSYPLLKKSFLSLMDVNTTDISQEKLDEIINSDEAILEYNDLHISRPNSKFNFISFHIVLNDDKLNLLNVEKITDNIKYKLEHIGFNHILIQVDSSKHIKNQIHCNYNGVAI is encoded by the coding sequence ATGAAAGAAAGAAAAATATTTTGGATAATAATATTTAACTCATTAATTGTAATTTCTGAAATATTTTTTGGAATTATTTCAAACTCTTTTGCTCTAATTGCTGATGCCTTGCATAATACGGGCGATGTTTTAGCTATAGCTATAACGTATATGGCACTAAAGCTAGGGGCTAAAAAAACAACGTTTAAATATACATTTGGTTTTATAAAAGCTGAAATGATGGCAGCATTTACAAACACATTATTTCTATTTGTAACCATGATTTATATGATTTATGAAGCGGTCAATAGAGTATATAATCCTGAAGTTATAGAACCAATATATATGATAGTTGTTGGAATAATCGCTGTAATAGCAAATGGAGTCAGTGCTTATATCTTGCACTCTCTTGGTGTGGAACACAGTCATGGTCATGAACACTCACATGATGAGACACATAATCACCACCACCATGGAGATGCAAATATTCAATCTGCCTACTTGCATATGCTAAGTGATGCTCTAATATCTGTTGGTGTTGTTGTTGCAGGTATATTTATATATTATTTTAAAATTTATTATATAGATTCAATACTGACTATAATATTCTCTATTTACATTTTAAAACACTCATATCCACTGCTTAAAAAAAGTTTCTTATCACTTATGGATGTAAATACAACTGATATTTCTCAGGAAAAATTAGATGAAATCATAAATAGCGATGAGGCAATCTTGGAATATAATGACCTTCATATCTCTAGACCAAATTCAAAGTTTAACTTTATATCATTTCACATAGTATTAAATGATGATAAGTTAAATCTCTTGAATGTAGAAAAAATTACAGATAATATAAAATATAAACTAGAACACATTGGCTTTAATCACATATTGATTCAAGTTGATTCAAGCAAGCATATTAAAAATCAAATACATTGTAATTATAATGGAGTGGCTATTTAG
- a CDS encoding fumarate reductase iron-sulfur subunit, with amino-acid sequence MSEENNRILKISILRFDPNDPEDFPHMQTFEVEEADGMTLFIALNEIREHHDNSLKFDFVCRAGICGSCSMLVNGTPTLACKTLTSKLGVNISLAPLPLFELIGDLSIYTGKWMRYLNQHLETWIHNKEKELNVDKLEERMEPELADEIYELERCIECGCCVAGCGTIQMRQEFVGAVGLNKIARYHLDPRDMRSDEEFYKLIGNEDGVFGCMTLLGCEDVCPKSLPLQTKIAYLRRMMIKTSMK; translated from the coding sequence ATGAGTGAAGAAAACAATAGAATTTTAAAAATAAGTATTTTAAGATTTGATCCAAATGATCCAGAAGATTTTCCTCATATGCAAACTTTTGAAGTTGAAGAAGCAGATGGCATGACACTCTTTATTGCACTTAATGAGATTAGAGAGCATCACGACAATTCACTAAAATTTGATTTTGTTTGTCGTGCAGGAATTTGCGGAAGTTGCTCTATGCTTGTAAATGGAACTCCTACTTTGGCATGTAAAACTCTAACTTCAAAACTAGGAGTTAACATATCCTTAGCCCCTCTTCCTCTTTTTGAACTAATTGGTGATTTATCTATATATACTGGAAAATGGATGCGTTACTTAAATCAGCATTTAGAAACTTGGATACACAATAAAGAAAAAGAATTAAATGTTGATAAGCTTGAAGAGAGAATGGAACCAGAACTAGCTGATGAAATTTATGAACTTGAGCGTTGTATAGAGTGTGGGTGCTGTGTGGCAGGCTGTGGTACTATTCAGATGAGACAAGAGTTTGTTGGAGCTGTTGGCTTAAACAAAATAGCAAGATACCACTTAGACCCAAGAGATATGCGAAGTGATGAAGAGTTTTATAAGCTTATTGGTAATGAAGATGGTGTATTTGGATGTATGACACTTCTAGGGTGTGAAGATGTTTGCCCTAAGAGCTTACCTTTACAAACGAAAATTGCTTATCTTAGAAGAATGATGATTAAAACTTCAATGAAGTAA
- a CDS encoding fumarate reductase flavoprotein subunit, with translation MKIIYTDSLIIGGGLAGLRVATGVKERGHDVIVLTLVPPKRSHSAAAQGGMQASLANSKMGEGDNEDVHFSDTIKGSDWGADQEVARMFTHCAPKAIRELAQWGVPWTRVQRGDRQSVINAKKVTITERDEAHGLITARDFGGTKKWRTCYTSDGTGHSMLYAMDNKAHEDKIEMHERLEAISLIHENGRCYGAVARNLMNGELVAYVSKATTIATGGYGRIYSVSTNAVICQGIGQAIALETGVATLGNMEAIQFHPTAIVPVGILTTEGCRGDGGLLLDKDGYRFMPDYEPEKKELASRDVVSRRMTEHIRKGKGVKSRYGDHLWLDITILGRAHIEKNLREVKEICENFLGIDPAVDWIPVRPTQHYSMGGIRTKFTGESQTLKGLYSCGEAACWDMHGFNRLGGNSVSETVVAGMLVGEYISDYLDSDDSDIKINTAVVEEALKTEADKLEALLKKENGEDAYILRRRMEEIMMEKVGIFRNGDDLQDAVNELSELLKRSENIEVFRSKSKAANPALVNAYRTQKMLKVALCVAYGALLRKESRGAHSREDYLERDDENWLKRTITSWESKEQVLPTVSYEDIDISKMEIPPGFRGYGKDLTNTHPDSQERQKIVDDITEKLEAKGASRFDIQNALMPFIDKLPKKYQGINERLGENV, from the coding sequence ATGAAAATAATTTATACGGATTCGCTAATCATTGGTGGAGGACTTGCAGGCTTGAGAGTTGCAACAGGAGTTAAAGAACGTGGGCATGATGTAATTGTATTAACACTAGTGCCACCAAAGCGTTCACACTCTGCAGCAGCACAAGGTGGAATGCAAGCATCTTTAGCGAACTCTAAAATGGGTGAAGGTGACAACGAAGATGTACACTTTAGTGACACTATCAAAGGTAGTGACTGGGGAGCTGATCAAGAAGTTGCTAGAATGTTTACACACTGTGCTCCAAAAGCTATACGAGAATTAGCTCAATGGGGAGTTCCTTGGACTAGAGTTCAAAGAGGTGACAGACAGTCTGTGATAAATGCAAAAAAAGTCACTATCACAGAAAGAGATGAGGCGCATGGTCTTATTACTGCCAGAGATTTTGGTGGTACTAAAAAGTGGAGAACCTGCTACACGTCTGACGGGACAGGACATAGTATGCTGTACGCTATGGACAACAAAGCTCATGAAGATAAAATAGAGATGCACGAAAGGCTTGAGGCTATATCGCTTATTCATGAGAATGGTCGATGTTACGGGGCAGTTGCTAGAAACCTAATGAATGGTGAATTAGTTGCTTATGTATCAAAAGCAACAACCATTGCTACAGGTGGATATGGCAGAATTTATAGTGTGTCTACTAACGCTGTTATTTGTCAAGGCATAGGACAAGCTATAGCATTAGAAACAGGTGTTGCGACACTTGGTAATATGGAAGCTATACAGTTTCATCCAACAGCTATTGTTCCTGTAGGAATTTTAACTACAGAGGGTTGTCGTGGCGATGGCGGACTGCTTCTTGACAAAGATGGCTATAGATTTATGCCAGATTATGAACCAGAAAAAAAAGAGCTTGCGTCTCGTGATGTTGTTAGTCGTAGAATGACTGAGCATATCAGAAAAGGAAAAGGTGTCAAGTCTCGCTATGGTGATCATCTATGGTTAGATATAACTATACTTGGACGTGCACACATTGAAAAAAACCTTAGAGAAGTAAAAGAGATTTGTGAAAATTTTCTAGGTATAGACCCTGCAGTAGACTGGATACCCGTTCGCCCTACTCAACACTACTCAATGGGTGGAATTCGTACAAAATTCACAGGTGAATCACAAACACTAAAAGGTTTATACTCATGTGGCGAGGCAGCTTGCTGGGATATGCACGGCTTTAATAGACTTGGAGGAAACTCTGTTAGTGAAACAGTTGTAGCTGGTATGTTAGTTGGAGAGTACATTTCTGATTATCTTGATAGTGATGATAGCGATATAAAAATAAATACTGCCGTTGTTGAAGAAGCATTAAAAACTGAGGCTGATAAACTAGAAGCTCTTCTTAAAAAAGAGAATGGTGAAGATGCATATATTCTTCGTCGTAGAATGGAAGAGATTATGATGGAAAAAGTTGGAATATTCAGAAATGGAGATGACCTTCAAGATGCTGTAAATGAACTATCAGAACTTCTAAAAAGAAGTGAAAATATAGAAGTTTTTCGCTCTAAAAGTAAAGCAGCAAACCCAGCTTTAGTCAATGCATATAGAACTCAAAAAATGCTAAAAGTAGCTCTTTGTGTAGCTTATGGAGCACTACTAAGAAAAGAGAGTCGTGGGGCACACTCCAGAGAAGACTATCTTGAACGTGATGATGAAAACTGGCTAAAAAGAACTATAACAAGCTGGGAGAGTAAAGAGCAAGTGCTCCCAACAGTAAGCTATGAAGATATAGATATATCAAAAATGGAGATACCTCCTGGCTTCCGCGGTTATGGAAAAGATTTAACAAACACTCATCCAGATTCACAAGAGAGACAAAAAATTGTTGACGACATAACAGAAAAACTTGAGGCAAAAGGAGCATCTCGCTTTGATATTCAAAATGCTCTAATGCCCTTTATTGATAAACTTCCAAAAAAATATCAGGGAATTAATGAAAGATTAGGAGAAAATGTATGA
- a CDS encoding fumarate reductase cytochrome b subunit, translated as MKQIKIDKIPARLDFIQSASGLILALFMWAHMFFVSTILLGKEVMYNVTKFFEGEYFFGESYPIIVTIAAGAIFIIFIAHALVALRKFPSNYKKYKIMKNHIKSFNHTDTTLWFWQIFTGFAMFFLGSIHLYIIMTNPSEIGPYASADRVVTEWMWPLYILLLLAVELHGSIGLYRLALKWGWFEGSDTKKSRSNLRKLKYAITIFFLTLGFITLAAYIKIGIEHKSKAGERYHKVTKTIQGTQQ; from the coding sequence ATGAAACAGATAAAAATAGATAAAATACCGGCTAGGCTAGACTTCATACAGAGTGCGAGTGGACTAATACTTGCACTTTTTATGTGGGCACACATGTTTTTCGTATCCACAATATTACTTGGTAAAGAGGTTATGTATAACGTAACAAAGTTTTTTGAAGGGGAATATTTTTTTGGAGAGTCATATCCAATTATTGTAACAATTGCAGCGGGTGCTATTTTCATAATATTTATAGCGCATGCTTTAGTTGCATTACGTAAATTTCCATCAAACTATAAAAAATATAAAATTATGAAAAATCATATAAAGTCGTTTAATCATACTGACACGACACTTTGGTTTTGGCAAATATTCACTGGTTTTGCAATGTTCTTCTTAGGCTCTATTCACCTCTATATTATTATGACTAATCCTTCAGAAATTGGCCCATATGCTTCAGCTGATCGCGTTGTAACTGAGTGGATGTGGCCGTTATACATACTACTGTTATTGGCAGTAGAACTACATGGCTCTATAGGCTTATATCGTCTTGCACTTAAGTGGGGATGGTTTGAAGGCAGTGACACTAAAAAAAGTAGAAGTAATCTACGTAAACTAAAATATGCTATCACAATATTTTTTCTTACCCTAGGATTTATAACTTTAGCAGCTTATATTAAAATAGGCATTGAGCATAAAAGTAAGGCTGGAGAGAGATATCATAAAGTAACCAAGACTATTCAAGGGACACAACAATGA
- a CDS encoding exodeoxyribonuclease III encodes MSNSIEIISWNVNGIRAVGNKEALKWIDGRNPDILCLQEIKALPSQIPDNLFDKRYVDTLINSASKKGYSGTMTYSSIQSDYNSTCNNIDTLSEGRIVETHYGDIVLFNIYFPNGQKDDERLAHKMKFYDDFLSYSEQLREDGKSIIICGDVNTAHKEIDLKNPKANSKTSGFLPAERAWIDKLIEHGYVDTFRYVNGDEADRYSWWSYRSGARLKNVGWRIDYFFISEDLCENLEDAFILDEINGSDHCPVGIIISI; translated from the coding sequence ATGTCAAACTCAATTGAAATAATCTCATGGAACGTTAATGGTATACGAGCTGTAGGCAATAAAGAGGCTCTTAAATGGATTGATGGACGAAATCCAGATATATTATGTCTTCAAGAGATAAAAGCACTCCCAAGCCAAATCCCTGATAATTTATTTGATAAAAGGTATGTAGATACATTAATTAATTCTGCAAGTAAAAAAGGATATAGCGGAACTATGACTTATAGTTCAATTCAAAGTGATTACAACTCTACATGTAACAATATTGACACTCTAAGCGAGGGGAGAATTGTTGAGACTCACTATGGAGATATAGTTCTTTTTAATATTTACTTTCCAAATGGTCAAAAAGATGATGAGCGGTTGGCACATAAGATGAAATTCTATGATGACTTTTTATCTTACAGTGAACAACTAAGAGAAGATGGAAAATCTATAATTATTTGCGGAGATGTAAATACCGCCCACAAAGAGATTGATCTTAAAAATCCAAAAGCAAACTCTAAAACATCTGGTTTTTTGCCAGCTGAGAGAGCGTGGATAGATAAACTGATAGAACATGGTTATGTAGATACGTTTAGATATGTAAATGGGGATGAAGCAGATAGATATAGCTGGTGGTCTTACCGCTCAGGTGCAAGACTAAAAAATGTAGGTTGGAGAATTGACTATTTCTTTATCAGTGAAGATTTATGCGAAAACCTAGAAGATGCTTTTATACTTGATGAAATTAACGGCTCTGACCACTGTCCTGTTGGCATAATAATTAGTATTTAA
- a CDS encoding CoB--CoM heterodisulfide reductase iron-sulfur subunit B family protein yields MEKLKYALFTGCTAKQSTPEQLMSTYAVANKLEIELIELTEASCCGASHLQDYDDFLSLVLNARNIAYAEKHGLTMVTICNTCQLNTAMTKHRLDNNAELKAEVNEKLNEVGLEYKGTSLVTHFLYAIIDDFGLDKLKEMVVKPLSQFNIAPFYGCHNIRPSELQNETHRTKENPYNPTSLDDLIIACGGKNVDYEQKNKCCGFHVELQAPHTAAVLTGNAIAGAVDQNADWMVTPCPLCHLKLDTQADHASKAIGRDVELPVLHMQQMVGLALGCSTEELGLKHHIAEVNFI; encoded by the coding sequence ATGGAAAAATTAAAATACGCACTTTTTACTGGTTGTACAGCAAAACAAAGTACTCCAGAGCAATTAATGTCTACATATGCTGTTGCAAATAAACTTGAAATAGAACTTATAGAACTAACTGAAGCTTCATGTTGTGGGGCTTCTCACCTTCAAGACTATGATGACTTTTTATCTCTAGTTTTAAATGCCAGAAATATAGCTTATGCAGAAAAGCACGGACTAACTATGGTTACTATTTGTAATACATGTCAGCTTAATACTGCAATGACTAAGCACCGCCTAGATAACAATGCAGAGCTAAAAGCAGAAGTGAATGAAAAATTAAACGAAGTAGGTCTAGAGTACAAAGGTACATCTCTAGTAACTCACTTTCTTTATGCAATAATTGATGACTTTGGTCTTGATAAACTAAAAGAGATGGTTGTTAAACCTTTAAGTCAATTCAATATTGCACCATTTTATGGTTGTCATAATATTCGCCCTTCTGAGCTTCAAAATGAGACTCATAGAACAAAAGAGAATCCATACAATCCTACTTCACTTGATGATTTAATAATCGCTTGTGGTGGTAAGAATGTTGATTATGAACAAAAAAACAAATGCTGTGGTTTCCATGTAGAGCTTCAAGCTCCTCATACTGCTGCTGTTTTAACTGGTAATGCAATTGCTGGTGCAGTTGATCAAAATGCTGATTGGATGGTAACTCCATGTCCACTTTGTCACCTAAAGTTAGATACTCAAGCAGATCATGCTTCAAAAGCTATAGGTCGCGATGTAGAGCTTCCAGTTTTACACATGCAACAAATGGTTGGTCTTGCACTTGGATGTAGCACTGAAGAACTTGGACTTAAGCATCACATTGCTGAAGTAAATTTTATATAA